The Orcinus orca chromosome 16, mOrcOrc1.1, whole genome shotgun sequence genome includes a window with the following:
- the LOC125961463 gene encoding speedy protein E4A-like, translating to MSFPSYVASDMEEDNQAPKQAIFSFLYGKNRSQRPLFHKLRSQFIRSMGWKTRVTREECEQIQAFDPELWVWGRDRTLLPQGPQEHAGLKSSACAKITEPRRDEDVQHEGTPDSDDSCEEGREKASCAENREEPSNF from the exons ATGTCTTTCCCCAGCTATGTGGCCAGCGACATGGAAGAGGACAACCAGGCCCCCAAACAAGCCATCTTTTCGTTCCTCTATGGAAAGAACCGCTCCCAGCGTCCCTTGTTCCACAAACTGCGTTCCCAGTTCATCCGTTCCATGGGCTGGAAGACGAGGGTCACTCGGGAAGAGTGCGAGCAG ATCCAGGCTTTTGATCCAGAGCTCTGGGTGTGGGGAAGAGATCGCACCCTCTTGCCCCAGGGGCCCCAGGAGCACGCAGGCCTCAAGTCATCGGCCTGCGCAAAG ATCACAGAGCCCAGGAGAGATGAGGATGTTCAACACGAGGGCACTCCAGACAGTGATGACAGctgtgaggaaggaagggagaaagcctCTTGTGCAGAGAATCGCGAAGAACCCAGCAACTTCTAG